The region AAGAGCCTGAAGATCAGAAGAATGTTTACCCATGCAAATATTTAATGTCTGGACAGAGTGTTTGCTTATACCTTACTGATATATCATACTTTCTGACAAGCAAGTGTtaggaaaacacacaaaatgAAGGAAGAATTCAAGAATACAACAACTCAAGCTCAAATACCTGTCCCGTGGCAGGCGTTCGTGCACTCAGTTATGGAGAGATAGTTGTTGAGGTTCTCCCTGCAGCCTCCAAAAGTGAACTCCTCACACTTTTCTGAGGCAGCGTTGTAATGCCAGCGGGGGAAGGACCCACGACACGGCCCGACTTTCTTTGGAGCCATACAGTGAtctggagagacacggagtgaTGGATAACATTAAGGCCTTGTGAAGAAAAAGGATTCTCATCTTGGTGAAGATATTTTAAATTTGAACACATTCTAAcaatcagtcagtgtttcatcGAAGAAAATCATACATTGTCTAAATGTAATTTCACAATCGTAACTACTTGAACTCTCAGAACTTCTGCGATTGTGATTCTGAGAACTTTAACGGTCAAGGAATTTACGTTTCCTCACACATTGCAaaagctgcatttcagtaaagcaggataaaaaaaaaagaaaatctaaccGCAAATAATCAACATTGCCAGAGCTCTGATTGTAAAGgggcaacagaaaaaaaaacgacaaaCCACTCAACACCAACAGCTGAACCAGTTTGCCTGACAGTTTGACGTGGTTCTGTTAGCAGACTTGGTGCTCTGGTCAGACTTGAGAGGAAACGACTGCTTACCACACAGACGTGGaagtgagaagaaaaaaacccagaaagGTTTCAATTGAGTGACTGTCTGCGTGGAAGATGACGCATACAAGTGTTTCACTACTGAGAAATGCAGCCACAACAAAATAGTTTAAATTAGCATCAGCTCGCCTTGTAAATCCCTGTACTCCTATCAAGTCATTGCTATGAGTTGTTACTTGAGCCATTCATCACCGAGGCATGGACATGTTGTGGAGTTGTCGTCCCTGGCTTATTCCACTGAGGCACATTTGTATTCAGGACTCGAGCTATTAATAAGTAACAGAGGGGACAAGCTGGTTTAAACTTTTTCCCTGCATTAGACCAGCCAACGGTGTAACAATACAGACCTGAGCAATAGCATGCATGTTTGAAAAGCATTCAAATTACGATTCTATATAACTTTTAATGAACTCAGACTGAGACAGTGAGGGAAATCTTCTTTGTGAAACGCAAGCTAGAACCAGACTGACAGGTTTTGTAGAGTTGGGGGTGGAGAGATGGTATCAGGGGAGCAGTAAAAACAGCGCTGCAGTGCTCTCCTCTGTTTTCTGAACACAAGGATTTCAAAAGGGAAGTCACGTGGATGCTTCCCACGACAGGCAGGGTGGGATTTACCACACCACCTTTCCTTGACAACATATTTCATAATTCACCTTTatttccccccccaaaaaaactagTTCAAGACATAATCTTCTCATGACATACTTTTCTCACCATGTCTtatcatttaattatttatcagGAAAGAGTCAGGCATGCCACAGCACGTCCAACCCATTCCTGCTTAGTACACGCATGATCACAAATTACACAGAAAAGCCGCAAATGCGACACCGAGCTGGAAAAACCGACATGGTAGGTTTTGTCATTCTAGAGTAGTCGCGGAGCCGATATTCccgagatgtttttttttctaaagtgaGGAAAGTAGAGTTTAGATTTTTGTGTGGAAAGAGGGCCATCCTCGCGTCGTACCCACAGCTCAACTGCTTTAACATGAAACACAGGCAGGTGACTGAATGAGCCAATAGTCAAGTTAACGAgtaaagttaaatgcatgtatgAGTCATTTCAACTGAAACTCAACCATTTCCCATGATTAACACCTCCCTGGGACATATCTGAGCTaatgttgttggttttttgttggctttttaaaaaaatctcttttataGAGTTGATTATTAGGATGACAGTGCTGGCTTAaagctgattttctttttttaataaatcattATATTCAGAAACTTTCTTCATTGGTGTAGACACTCACGCTCAGACTGCTCGGGTGTGAGGACCATAACGGTAATTATGGTCGAGTCCGACTGTCCGATGCCGTCCGTGACAGTCAGCTGGAACCTGTACTTCCCAGATGTCAGATTGGAAACGATGATCTGGTCAGGAAAAGTGGTTTCCTAGGAAGCACGAAAGGATGGCGTTGTACTTTTATCAATCCGGGCACAGACGACAATATTTCATCAAACGTCACCTCAGAAAGGTCAGGCCTGGCGGGCAGCTGCTTTCCTCACCTCTATGACGGCAAAAGGAATCTCCCCAACCGTATCCCACTTATAGGACACAATCTCATTGTCATCTTTGCTCTTTATACCGTTCAGAGTCACACTGTCGTGAGGCTGGACTACCTGGTCCTGGCCTGCATCGGCCACTGGTGGGGTATCAGACTCTTCTGCAATAACAACACATCACATTAGTATTTATCCCATTTACacgagaaaacaaaacaaaacacaaatacattttgcaactCCATAAGAAATtcaaataatataagatgtaAACAGATACCACTGATGGTATCCGGCACTATGCAGCAACTCCCCGGCATGTTTGAACACGAAAACAGAAAGTTTCTGCTACATCCGTCCCCTCAACAGTCTTGTCACACCACTGTTTTTCAGCAGTAAAACCAGGGCAGGAAGTTGCAGCATTGATGTTTAACTTACTTTTAAATTAGTTATTTTTGACTGAGTCACAATCTTATTAAAGCAAGGGGGAAATTACTCAAGTGAGACCCCTCTCATCCCCTCCACCACTCATTTCAACTACTGCCGTCAGGCAGAAGTTATAAAATTCCACTGGCccggaaaaacatttacaaaaaaatcattCATTCCATCTGCCACAATCAATCTGAACAATATTAAATAGATAGATTGCACTTTTAACAGGCACTAGTCATGTTTGTTCtaacttatttactgttttttttcctttttactgtatttattCGTTTTCTATTGTAATGTGTCTTCAtgggaatgtgtgaatgtggttgtgagccctgtcaaagaggaatttctgtcaccattgggacagacaataaagtattctattctattctgataTTATAAAAAGCAAATACATACCAATTAAAACACCAACTATCAGTATCATTTAAAGATTTTGTGCAACACGCAGAAACCAAGAAATAAAAGACTGATCCCTCCACTTATTTCGAGTATTTGTTGATTTTGGGTGACATTGCTCTTACTTGGAGCGGCCTCCAGATCAAGATAATTCTCATAGACGTCCTCCAAGACGTAGTTCATGTATCCTTTCTTCCTGACGAAGCGGCAGGCGTATTTCTTCTTGTAGAGGCAGTCGAAGAGGAAGCAGGACTGGATGGATCCGTCCTCGGGGCTCTTCTCCATGAAGGCGAGGTTGCAGCGGGGATCCTTGCAGCAGGCGGTCACGCAGTCTCTGTATCCGCCCAGCTTGGGCGCAGAGAGGAAAGTGGCTCCGTTGACCACGGACTCGTCCGCGTCGAGGACGAAGTCTTCCTTACCTTTCTTGAATCTCCCCAAGCACTGCTCGCCGGCCAGCTGCCCCGCGGCGGACTGTATAAAAACCATCAGCAGCAGGAGCGTCTGTCTCTCACTGAATATGTCCATGATAAAagtctttttccttttaaagaTTTCCACCGAAAATAAAATCCCAGAAGCAAGCTGCAAGGAAGGgacgtcaaaaaaaaaaaaaaattagttcacaaaaaaaaactttaaaaaaacactaaaagaaAGGGAAGCTCAAAAATGACCACCTGTTACTAGTCCAGACGTAGAGAAGTGTTAACAAGGAAGATATACTGAAGTGTATCGGTTACTCTGATGTCGACAAAGGTGCGCAATCGACGACATAACATAACCCAGGTGACTCACCTGAGAGAAACCGGAAGTGAAATTCCACACCTGACGCCACTCCTTATTTCTGGTGCTGGGATGAATGCAGgtcaacaaacacaaacaagcgCGTCTCACTGGCTGAATGCAAGGAGGAAGTATCCTGCATGGCGGATCATGTCACCAACCGCTGCTGGcttacataaacaaaaaaaaccaaaaaaaaaaccaccataGGCtagctagttagttagttaatatttatttcggtcaatcacaagcataaaaatcaacaaacaaaataacaaacatccacaggtttttctttggtcaacattgtgattattttgaccaaaaaggtctgagcttgaagcataaagcttatcttgcccaccttttaacataatagaatatacaaaaagaacaaatgatgtatcatgaggttacacaaaataataataataatgatgataataataataataataataataataataataataataataataataataataataataattaaaaaaaataaataataatagatgtaataactgtaataatagtaatagtaataataatgataataataataatgatagctctgaaaacagaaagggaAAAGATACTAAAGAAACCGGCAAAGCCCATTTAGGTTGtaatttcatctcatgcatgtgtacattcttctttgttttcttattgtgcttctatatatgtgtccattacctttgctttgaataatatcttgtatgcttttattgagtttgctaatttaaggtcgttgtctaatgagttccacagttttactcctaaaatggatatacatctgccctttgtatttgttcttactGTTGTTGTCTTAAACATTGCTGTTTTGTTTGTCTTCTCTTGGCTTAAACCGTTCCTGCATGCATCCCGGAAGTAAATTATTATAAAccttatatattattacagtgGGGTTCAGATTAACTATATCTTGCAATGTAAGTGTATTGTTTTGAATGAAAAGTGGGTTTGTTGATGCAAGATAGTCAGCCAAGTTTACAAttcttattgcttttttttgtaaaatatagATGGGTTGGATTATTGATTTATACGTAttcccccacacttccacaAAATAAGTAAGGTATGGGAGTAGTAGGGATCTGTATAGTGTTTGTAATgatcttttatttataatacctttcattttatataatatTGCTATTGTTTcagataattttctttttaaggtaTTAATGTATGGCTTCCATGTGAGATTTTCATCAATAATTATTCCTAAGAATTTAgtaatgtttgtttgttctaaTTTTATGTTATTGGTGATTAAGTTTATTGGAGCATTTATCATTTTGTTGccaaaaacaatgaatttgGTTTTACAGATACTTAATGATAACTTGTTTATTTTAAACCATTTATTCAGTATGTTGAGGTCCTTCTGTACTACATGCAGGAGCTGCTCAAGATCTGTACCAGATGAGTACAGGCTTGTGTCGTCTGCAAATAGAACACACTGCATGTTTTGTAGGGCTTTACATATATCGTTTATGTATAAGATAATTAATTTTGGCCCTAATACagagccttgaggaactccaaaagttatttgtaaGGGTTCCGACTCGACTCCGTTTAGGCTAATCTAGATAGCTTTCCAGACTAGAATCCATATAATCAGGCTATGCCTGATTGTAttctaaataatatatatattctaaATAATTGTATTCtaaataatatttttgtattttaaataTGCTTATTGTTAAATAAAACACGAATCTAATGAAGCTACATCTTCCTTAAATAAGAAACGAGCGTTTCTGATCAAACTGACTTAACACTATGAATGAATCAATGCCTCACTAAACTAATTCAACCCCActtccacacacacagacacacacagacattaaaacattatcattaacatcataaataaacatcataaaatcctaaatttGCATATAATGGTTTAAAATCCTGACAAACATTGAACATTTGGTCATTTTGAGCAGAGCGGAAAGCAGTTTCAAGAGATTTATGCAGGAAAAGCAGAAAAATTCTGGATTTATGATAATTCCATAGAATTTCTTCTTTGGGCTCAAGGCTTCCCAGAGGAAAATTAATTAAAGGGACCCACAAGAGTGAAGCTTTTTAGAGTAACCTCTGTGATAGACAGATTACTTAGACAGTTTCTGAGCTGATAATGAATTCACCCGTTGTAATGAAGAACTTTGAGAGGTGACAATGACATAGCTAAGGGAGGAGTTGGATACTTCTTTAGCTCCCCTTCAGTTTTATAAGTAAGGCTGTGGCACAGATGGTGCAGTTAACATCATCATCTAGTCTGCAGGCACCTTGATAACCTTAAAGCTTGTGTGTGAGggtcatttattattttaacatccatgtggacaaccctcaggaaaaaaaagtactAAGGATCTTGGCAACACTCTGGACAACTTTGGGCTGACTCAGCATGCAACAGAGGCCATGCACAATAGAGGACACACAATCTAGACATATTGATAAGGTTACTGTGTCTGATGTGGACCTGTCTGATCATTCTTGTGTTGTCTTTGAGGGTACAATTTTAGTGCACACAAATGTTTCAACAGCATTGATCACAAAACAGTGTATAACTGAGGAGTGAGATCTTTGACCGGGTCTTCTCTTTAACACCTGCCTTGTCCGGGGGTTCGGTCAATGAGCTCGTCAGCAGCTTCAATGCTAAATTGTTAAACATTATGgattgttgggccacagtccaaATTTCCGGGAAACTTTCCCTGCTAGACAAAAGCTTGTGTCAAGTGGTTTAAAACCCCACCTTGACCTATCTGTTCCACATCATAGGAGAACTAATTATTCTTCTTGGTACAGGGACCCTCTGTACCAGGAATATTCTGGTGAGCCAGACGATCCTGGCCAGTATCATGGACAAGGCTTGCGTCTCCGCTACCTTGAGTCCCTGGCCAGTGACAAAGAACACTTCGACCCGGATAATCCAGGGTCAAATATTGAGAATTATCTCCGTGAGGTTCAGCATTACCTCATGCATCATCCAGAGAAAAAGTAAAGCTCCTCTGGAAAACCACAGCCAGGAGCGTCTGTGCTTTCATAAAATCCCTTCCACCTGAAAACAGACTGACATTAAGCACTCTGTCAGGCTCTGCGAGAAGAGTATTTTTCATACACCGACTGGGCTTCAGctactctggctgctttttcAATTAAGCACTAGAAGTCAGAACCACCCAAAAATTATTACTGGTGTCTGATAGCTGCATTCTTTCAGGGACGTAGCACACTAGGTTTGGAGGAAGACCATACTTTTaagtctctcctcctccataAACTTCATGAAAGCGTGTGGTTTAATGTAACCATTTACTGCAGAATGAGGAACCTCAACATACAGGAAATGCGTGAGACGTTCCCACTGTAGGTTCTGAGAGTGGCCCACAGAGTGACCGCTTGGCATCTGAGGGCAGAGAGGTTAGTATCCCGGCCATCAGGCCTCCAATACTTTCAGTTACCACTGGGTGGAGGTAACCTCCCCCCGCAGTTTTGAAAAGCCCGCGTCTGCTATTTCTCTTTGAGGTCTTTACGTGACGTGATGTTGTTCGCCATCTTCCTTTTGGTCTACGTTATGTGgttctgtttcattccttccagactgccagtggcagtaaacagagtggatatgtctcctcgcgctccgcgcaggtcgagatttaataacaacagtgtcacgtgagtgacgtgtaggctacctgtgcgtctataaataccgCCCGGTAGACTACATCCGGCCTCTTGAATCTTCTCGCTGTTAACCTGACGTACATCGCTGGTTAATCGCTCCGTAGATCCGTGTTTCGGATCTATATTTTCTGCAGGTTCGGGGAGGTAAGCTCAACTCTGGTTGGTGGTGTTTGACAGCCTGCCTGTGACTCTTGGTCGGAGCGCACGTTGTGCCCTCTAAGGCTGTGGCTGTCAAGCCATCTTACCTCTCCCTTTCTCCATCGGGAGGATCCGAGCGCCCGTGTGTCGGGCTGGCTCGCTCCCCAGCCACACAAACGGTCTTGAATTGTTTGTGCTGAGCTGATTCCTCCGTATGCTAGATGTCCCAGCCGCGTTCAGTGGTCCGCCCACTGCTCTCGTCTGTTGGTTCCTAGCCTGGCTTGGTGAGTATTTTTTacttaagctttaaaaaaaaaaaaaaaaaaatatatatataaatttaaaatatatatatatatatattaaaaaaaaaaaaaaaaaaaagctagtcCAGAGGTTCCGGACGCGTTCTGTGGCGGCCACAGTTCTCGCTTGGATTGCCTGGCTCCACACTGAATTGTTTGGATTAAGAACAGTGGTGTGAGGAGTCTGTTAGATGTTCTGATCGAGTCTCGGTTCTCGCCCAGATTTCCTAACTTGacccttttattttttggaggaAGCGATGATGGCTTGTACATCATGTGGCACTCTACTGTCGGTAGAGGATGGCCATGAATTGTGCCCCCAGTGTCTGGGGGTGGGGCACCTGAGGGAGGCCCTCTCCGACCCCTGCATCAACTGCAGCATTTTGCCGCTCTCGGTGAGAGAGGACCGGCTGCGTCAGGTGGAAAGCCTCCTCTTTAGGAGCGACCTCCCACCCTCTGGGCCCGCTCATGTCAGTGCAGGTTCCCGCAAAAAGCACCGGGACAAGCGCAGAGCGGGGCCCCATGACGAGTGCAGTGGCCCTACGCAGAAGAAGGCGAAGGATGCTCCCTCACGCAGTGAGATGGAGGATTTACGGGCTGAACTGGAGCAGCTTAAGGCCTTAGTGAGGGAGCGGGCTCTGCCCTCCCCACCTCTGGCGGTCCCCTGGGAGTCAGATTGTGGAGACGATGCTATGTCTACCAGGGCTTCAAACTCCATGTTTCAAGGCCGTGACAGTGTGTTTAGCTCTGGCGAGTATCCCTCCCCTGAGCTGCCGTGTCTGGTGGTTGACCCAGCTAGCATACAGGCAGAGGCTGGCTCGGAGACATCCCTCAGGAGCTCTGGGAGCACTGAGCTGGGAGAGGGCCCCTGCCCTTTGCAGGCAACACTGCGTGCGGCCCTGGCTAAGGTCGGGCTGGATGATGCGCCCGCTGCCCAACCGGCGAGCAACCCATTCTTTCGCCGGACTCCTGTAGCCCCGCCCTTTGATGTCCCGCCCTCGCCTGCTTTTTTGCAGGAGCTGCGGCGCTGCTGGGCAGATCCAAAGGCGTTTGCCTACCATGGCAAGGATGCGAGGACTTTGGCCTCCATGCGCCAGGCGGAGCAACATGGCCTGGTTCACATGCCTCCCGTGGACCCGTGTATCGCCTCACTGGTCCTTTCACCAGATGAGGCGCTCAAAGATAAGGCCCGCTGTCCTAGGCCTCAGTGCCGGGTAACGGATAGCCTTCTCTCGACGGCTTATGATGCGGCAGGCCGCATGGCTCGCATTGGGAACTCCCTCTCCGTGC is a window of Cololabis saira isolate AMF1-May2022 chromosome 16, fColSai1.1, whole genome shotgun sequence DNA encoding:
- the spint1a gene encoding kunitz-type protease inhibitor 1a, whose translation is MDIFSERQTLLLLMVFIQSAAGQLAGEQCLGRFKKGKEDFVLDADESVVNGATFLSAPKLGGYRDCVTACCKDPRCNLAFMEKSPEDGSIQSCFLFDCLYKKKYACRFVRKKGYMNYVLEDVYENYLDLEAAPKESDTPPVADAGQDQVVQPHDSVTLNGIKSKDDNEIVSYKWDTVGEIPFAVIEETTFPDQIIVSNLTSGKYRFQLTVTDGIGQSDSTIITVMVLTPEQSEHHCMAPKKVGPCRGSFPRWHYNAASEKCEEFTFGGCRENLNNYLSITECTNACHGTDKTPGTGRGLPIPASQGEKCGVTCSDEQFTCANGCCLDPGLECDSTPQCSDGSDEQNCEDLNSKFRILLQIPIDEQKVRCTEPPDTGHCRDSYTKWYYDPLQQKCIPFNYGGCAGNENRFESENSCKKICNGVTEKDVFLRKEGFEKQLSNSKPAILAAAVILGVAIFILLAVLCYCFFKGKKSSQHQRVPVNNPQITTLEDRERLVYNSTTKPI